GAGAGCCCGATCCCGAATCCGCGCCCACGGCCGCTGTCGGGAGTGCGAGCGAACCTCTCGAACACCTGAGCAGGGTCGATACCGGAGATCCCCGCCCCGTGGTCCGTCACACGGATCTCCACCCCGCTCGCCGACCGCCGTGCCGAGAGCTCGACCGCGCCCCCTGCCGGTGAGTGCGCGACCGCGTTATCCAGGAGTGCGACCAGGGCCCGCACGAGCGTCACCGTCGGCACCGGCACGACAGCGTCCACGACGTCGACGTCGATCCTCACGTCCGCTTCGTCCGCCAGGGAGCGGATCGCCGCGGTGGCGTCGCGGACGGCATCACCGAGGACCGCTGATTCTCCGGCGAACGACTGTCCTTCTGCGGCGAGAAGCATGTCGGAGAGGACGTCGCGCATGCGATCCGCGTCTCCTCGCAGCTCGCGCGCCGTCGCGGTCACGTCCTCGCCGCGGTCCAGACGGCGCTGCAGGATCTGGATCCGGCTCGTCAGCGCCGTCAACGGCGTACGGAGCTCATGACTCGCATCCGCGACGAACTGTCGTTGCCGCCGCAAAGCGTCGCTCAACGGGAGTGCTGCTCGCCGCGCGGCGATACTCGCAACCACTGCCAGCAACAGCACCCCCACCAGGCCGAGCAGGACCACTGCGGGCACGAGAACACTGATGTCGACGACGAAGTCGTCGCCGCCCGCACCCGGGAACCACCCGCCCTCGTGCCTCTCGCCCTCACGGCGCGACGACGACAGCACCACCGCGAGAAGAATCAGCACACCTCCGAGGACGATCACCCCGGAGGAGATGCCTACCCAGACCGCGACGACCCGAGCAGCCCGCCGCACCTTCTCCGCATCCGGGTCTCTTTGCGCACTCATGACGGGTTCCCCGCCCGATACCCGCGCGCTCTGACCGTCTCGATCATCTCCGGAGTCGTCTTCTTCCGCACATAGTGCACATACGTGTCCACGGAGCTCGCGGAATCGCCGGCAGGGAACACCGCCCCGAGGATCTC
The DNA window shown above is from Microbacterium sp. Nx66 and carries:
- a CDS encoding sensor histidine kinase yields the protein MSAQRDPDAEKVRRAARVVAVWVGISSGVIVLGGVLILLAVVLSSSRREGERHEGGWFPGAGGDDFVVDISVLVPAVVLLGLVGVLLLAVVASIAARRAALPLSDALRRQRQFVADASHELRTPLTALTSRIQILQRRLDRGEDVTATARELRGDADRMRDVLSDMLLAAEGQSFAGESAVLGDAVRDATAAIRSLADEADVRIDVDVVDAVVPVPTVTLVRALVALLDNAVAHSPAGGAVELSARRSASGVEIRVTDHGAGISGIDPAQVFERFARTPDSGRGRGFGIGLSLVRDVAQRAGGSVVVESTSPGGTVFLLTLPTTTPW